A stretch of Gloeocapsa sp. DLM2.Bin57 DNA encodes these proteins:
- a CDS encoding recombinase family protein: MLIGYARVSTDDQNLDLQRDALLLEGCTKIYEDHISGAKAARPGLQKALSKAKAGDILVVWRLDRLGRSLKDLIGIVEDLEKRDIELHSIQESLATHTSEGKLIFHIFGALAEFERNLIRERTQAGLKAARARGRLGGRPKALDPSKRQLAVKLYSEKQYTIDEICQMMGISKPTLYSYIEEVNKAQ; this comes from the coding sequence GTGCTAATAGGTTATGCTCGTGTTTCTACTGATGACCAAAATCTAGACCTGCAACGTGATGCTTTGCTCCTTGAGGGTTGTACCAAAATTTATGAAGACCACATTAGTGGAGCAAAAGCAGCTAGACCAGGGTTACAGAAAGCTTTATCTAAAGCGAAAGCAGGAGATATCTTAGTAGTGTGGAGGTTAGATCGCTTAGGGCGATCGCTCAAAGACCTAATAGGAATTGTTGAAGACTTAGAAAAAAGGGATATAGAACTCCATAGTATCCAAGAATCTCTAGCTACTCACACCAGTGAAGGTAAATTAATTTTTCACATATTTGGAGCCTTAGCCGAATTTGAAAGGAATTTAATTAGAGAGAGAACACAAGCCGGATTAAAAGCAGCCCGCGCTAGAGGTCGGTTAGGAGGAAGACCAAAAGCTTTAGACCCCTCAAAACGTCAACTAGCAGTAAAACTCTACAGTGAAAAACAGTACACAATTGACGAAATCTGTCAGATGATGGGAATTTCCAAGCCAACCCTCTATAGCTACATAGAAGAGGTCAATAAAGCTCAATGA